One Pocillopora verrucosa isolate sample1 chromosome 10, ASM3666991v2, whole genome shotgun sequence genomic window carries:
- the LOC131781078 gene encoding methyltransferase-like protein 27 gives MAAKSYQAGFKRCYGGRLSNLSHKTTENEIQQIYDDWAKEYEKDVVVVARAIFHKPLAESLDEAIRRFLAGKEKDEMKIIDAAAGTGLIGVELNKLGYTNLCALDISPKMLDEAKKKNVYTKFICSSLSDRPNPEIAPKEFDALICGGSMLVGHIGPSALIEMIRIIKIGGLVCFNIRDGQLEDYQEKISELESLGSWKLISKRSLPFFESDDMPRETFLFICQVLDSAR, from the exons aTGGCTGCAAAGTCTTACCAAGCAGGCTTTAAAAGGTGTTACGGGGGTCGACTTTCCAATCTTTCTCATAAAACGACAGAGAACGAAATTCAACAAATTTATGATGACTGGGCAAAGGAATACGAAAAG gATGTTGTTGTTGTGGCACGCGCAATTTTCCACAAGCCACTGGCTGAGTCTTTGGATGAAGCCATTCGGCGATTTCTCgctgggaaagaaaaagatgaaatgaaaataatagaCGCCGCAGCTGGTACAGGACTGATTGGAGTCGAACTAAATAAACTCGGCTACACCAATCTATGTGCTTTGGATATTTCACCAAAAATGTTAgatgaagcaaagaaaaaaaacgtctACACAAAGTTTATATGTTCCTCTTTAAGTGACAGGCCAAATCCTGAAATTGCACCAAAAGAATTTGATGCTTTGATTTGTGGGGGCTCAATGCTTGTAGGACACATCGGTCCATCGGCGCTCATAGAGATGATCAGAATAATAAAAATCG GTGGTTTGGTATGTTTCAACATCCGAGATGGGCAACTAGAGGACTATCAAGAGAAGATATCGGAATTAGAGTCATTGGGATCGTGGAAATTAATCTCAAAAAGGTCATTGCCATTTTTTGAAAGCGATGACATGCCTAGAGAAACTTTCCTGTTTATATGTCAAGTCTTGGATTCTGCGAGGTGA
- the LOC131781076 gene encoding uncharacterized protein produces MASSKLKSDVTVDYISKHCPAFRGGGCPYAKLAQEKKGVCAKCPPFNNGCPFKQCKTVGELQDMMGQMRDQSKGEAQWIEFLKDVVFLSKEKQVEHGTQSLFKGGCPFAKDTAGKEILKPAYIECSYSLTVEEIIKKCPVFGKGVCPYTGLVDEMKGIAENCPGFKDGCPFKKLTTMGEYAGKLAEMRDKTTTPKGRAAFEKLIKRVHEISKEAGPSPFPPDTCPVFTRDAHGKRIMPKYN; encoded by the exons ATGGCTTCATCTAAGCTA AAGTCAGACGTCACCGTAGATTACATATCGAAGCACTGCCCAGCATTTCGCGGTGGTGGCTGCCCATATGCCAAGCTTGCCCAAGAAAAGAAAGGCGTCTGTGCCAAATGTCCTCCTTTCAACAATGGTTGCCCTTTCAAACAATGCAAGACCGTGGGTGAGCTTCAAGACATGATGGGTCAGATGCGTGACCAGTCCAAAGGCGAAGCTCAATGGATCGAGTTTTTGAAGGATGTCGTCTTTCTTAGTAAGGAAAAACAAGTAGAGCACGGAACTCAAAGCCTCTTCAAGGGTGGCTGCCCCTTTGCCAAAGACACTGCAGGAAAGGAGATTTTGAAACCTGCATACATTGAA TGTTCCTATTCTTTGACGGTTGAAGAGATCATCAAGAAGTGTCCAGTTTTTGGTAAAGGTGTGTGCCCATATACAGGTCttgttgatgaaatgaaaggaaTCGCCGAAAACTGCCCTGGTTTCAAAGACGGATGTCCCTTCAAGAAACTGACAACCATGGGTGAGTACGCGGGCAAACTGGCCGAAATGCGAGATAAGACTACCACTCCAAAGGGTCGGGCTGCATTCGAGAAGTTGATAAAGAGGGTTCATGAGATCTCCAAGGAGGCTGGACCTTCGCCATTCCCTCCAGATACCTGCCCAGTCTTTACCCGTGATGCACATGGAAAGCGCATCATGCCAAAATACAATTAG